The Manihot esculenta cultivar AM560-2 chromosome 8, M.esculenta_v8, whole genome shotgun sequence genomic interval AATGTGCAATGAGCAAGGGATTCCAACAATGATTTCGTGGAGCTATGGTGGCAAGGAAATAGCTGTTGAGGGATCATGGGACAACTGGAAGAAAAGGTTGTAGAAATTTGTTtgttctttaaaattttttgccTTACTCGTTTTAATTTAGCTAGTAGCTGGTACTCAAGTATCTAATATTTCCTTTCACTTTGTTGTTTTAGAATTCCCTTGCAGAGATCTGGAAAAGATTACAGTATAATGAAAGTACTTCCCTCTGGGGTTTACCAGTATAGGTTTATTGTTGATGGACAGTGGAGGCATATCCCTGACTTACCTTGGGCCCAAGATGATAATGGCAATGCTTACAACATTTTGGACTTGCAGGTAAATTTTTTATCATCACCAATTTTGCATGTTGTAGCGTAAAGCTTTTCACCAGTTTACTCGTGGATTtgagctctagccatgttttttttttttttttgcataagTACATTGGCTGCAAAACTTTGGACAGATGCAGTAGTTATTTTAGCTGGTACacgaaaatataaaattcagtttgatGAAATTTAGAAAATGTAAAATTTGGGTGTTAAACTGTGTGTATGTTGGTTATACCTCATACGTTCCATTTCTATTCCtttcttgaaaaataataatggaTCAGTAATTcagttgtaatttaaaaaaggaAATAATGAATCAGTTGTCATTATTTTGCTTAGGTTAGACTAATTTTGATACACTTAGAGCTTGTTTGGGATTTAGGCACCTCAAACATGTTGTTTAGAAAGCACCCTTCTGGGTAATGTTGGAAAAAGCAGTCTGAAGCCATTTAGTTGTTTTGGAGTTATTATGACTATAATTTTTAGTGACTTCAAATTATCTTATTCAAAGCAATGCTTTTGTCAAAAGCAGCTCAAACACCAGTTCTGAATTGACCCAGAATAGTGGCCTTTTTGATGGGATTCTAATAACTCGGTTTCCAACCCTTAATCCTGAATTCTGGTATTCTATGACTGCTACTATGAAAAAATATGTACTTATTCAAATATGTACTTATTCTCTTAGTCCCTTGATCTTTTATCTTTCTGCATGATTAGAACTACAGAAGTGAAAATTGAAAGGGAACTATAGACTTCAGTGTGATGACTCTTATTGTCTTTAAGAAGTCACATTATTTTCATTCTGCactttaatatatgatttgagTAAACATGTGCAAACATAgatttgctcaaaactctcaaGAATTAGAAGCAGAATCTCTCTTCAACTAGTGGTAATATATTTTAAACTCACAAGGCATTGTAGGAACCTTGTTGTACAGTGAAGAAAAGCTTTGGAAGAAAGATTGCAATAGTTCTAACATCTGTAGAAGTTTAACTTTGCTTTCTCTAAAGAACTTTGTTGGTGCAAGTAAATTTTAATACTCCATGTGTCCATATGATCATTGTTTCTCAAGTGTGATCTAAGAATATCAACTTGCTCAAAATAAGTCTTGTTTATATGATGCAGTATTATACAAAAGCAACACTAAGCTGTGTTGATCTTGAAATAACATCTTCAGTTTACTGAAATGTCATCTCTCAAGCCAAATTTTCATTCAATTGCTATATTCATGTCTAAGATGGTGCTGCTGCCTATTACTCGCTGATAAGATCTCTGTGTTGGTGCATTTATATCTTGTGTTGTCAGTGTGTTGCAGATAGAGTGAACTTGCTTTGTTCTAAAACTGACTAATTAATCAGGCAGGCTAGTTACAAGTAGCTAGTTTTTGCACGTGCATAGGAATAGTCACATGATTACAATTATGTGTGTGCACACACATCTATGCGCGTGCATAGTGAGTAGTCACATGATTACAATTATGTGTGCACATTCACATTTGTGCTAACATACAAATAGAAGCAACCATTTCTTGTCTTATTGTCATGAAGGGTCAAGTGTGTAGCTCCTCCGAGTGTTGTTTTGTACAAAAAGTTCCTCAACTAAAAGCTTGCTGGAAAATGAGGATTAGCACTTGATTATTGGATATCAATGGATTAAGTTTATTGATCCTTGGGCAGGATTATGTTCCAGAGGACCTTGAAAGTATATCTAGTTTCGAACCCCCTCAATCTCCAGAGTCGAGCTACAACAACATGCAACTGGGAAATGATGATTTCGCAAAGGAGCCACCATTTGTTCCGCCACATCTGCAGATGACACTGCTCAACATGCCATCATCATACATGGAGATTCCACCACCTTTATCTAGACCTCAACATGTGGTGCTTAATCATCTCTACATGCAAAAAGGGAAGGGTGGCCCAGCTGTGGTTGCACTTGGTTCAACACATCGTTTTTTAGCCAAATATGTGACAGTGGTGCTCTACAAGTCCATACAGAGGTAATAATTTATTGCACCTATGCTGGTTTTTATTCTACAATCACGGGACGTAGTATAATTATTAAGGGGAAAGCTGCACTAGTAGCTTATGCAAAGCATTGGAAGAAGTCATCCTAAGGAAACTTAAAAAGATTGTAT includes:
- the LOC110621728 gene encoding SNF1-related protein kinase regulatory subunit beta-2, translating into MGNVNGREEDGANSPSGSSGGGVGVGVDEEGGGGKNGSEGMVAPDEAHLGYLPPPPELMGQSPPHSPRATQSPLMFTPQVPIVPLQRPDEIQIPSNSWTQTAVGYEEMCNEQGIPTMISWSYGGKEIAVEGSWDNWKKRIPLQRSGKDYSIMKVLPSGVYQYRFIVDGQWRHIPDLPWAQDDNGNAYNILDLQDYVPEDLESISSFEPPQSPESSYNNMQLGNDDFAKEPPFVPPHLQMTLLNMPSSYMEIPPPLSRPQHVVLNHLYMQKGKGGPAVVALGSTHRFLAKYVTVVLYKSIQR